In a genomic window of candidate division WOR-3 bacterium:
- the hprK gene encoding HPr(Ser) kinase/phosphatase, whose translation MNAEESGLPPPKTITVGTLFREKKEEWRLELLGGASGLESHYIVTSDINRPGLALARFTGVFLSERIQIVGSTELSFLNTLTPAEYTKSVRTLLELNPAAVIVTKGLDLNPIWLSEADRLAVPVLRTPLDTTPFIHLLTSFLDYRLAPETYIHGDLVDVFGVGLLITGESGIGKSECALDLVDRGHRLIADDLVRVLRRGNGILMGYSAAKSPALAHHIEVRGVGIVDVYSLYGVRAIRVQKRIEVEVRLVHWKTGVECERAGIEEQFSEILGVKIPLVTIPVVPGKNLALVHEVIAKNHILKVFGYYPAQRFNDELMRLMTKSPIDPYITEDQE comes from the coding sequence ATGAACGCTGAAGAATCCGGCCTTCCTCCCCCGAAAACGATAACCGTCGGGACACTGTTCCGGGAAAAAAAGGAAGAATGGCGCCTGGAACTGCTCGGCGGCGCCAGTGGACTGGAAAGTCATTATATTGTAACCTCGGACATCAACCGTCCGGGGCTGGCACTTGCCCGTTTCACCGGTGTATTCCTCTCGGAACGGATTCAGATCGTCGGCAGTACCGAACTGTCATTTCTTAATACCCTGACCCCGGCTGAATACACGAAGTCGGTCCGGACCCTGCTGGAGCTTAATCCTGCCGCAGTAATTGTTACCAAGGGGCTGGATTTAAATCCGATCTGGCTCAGCGAAGCCGACCGGCTGGCGGTTCCGGTCCTGCGCACCCCACTGGACACAACACCATTTATTCACCTCCTGACCTCATTTCTCGACTACCGGCTTGCTCCCGAGACCTATATCCACGGCGATCTGGTGGATGTCTTTGGTGTCGGGCTGTTGATCACCGGTGAATCAGGAATCGGCAAGAGTGAATGTGCCCTTGACCTGGTGGACCGGGGACACCGGCTGATTGCCGATGACCTGGTGCGCGTCCTCCGACGCGGGAACGGCATCCTGATGGGCTACTCCGCTGCCAAATCACCGGCGCTGGCTCATCATATTGAAGTCCGGGGGGTCGGCATCGTTGATGTCTACAGTCTCTATGGTGTCCGCGCCATCCGGGTCCAGAAAAGGATTGAGGTTGAAGTCCGGCTTGTACACTGGAAGACCGGTGTTGAATGTGAACGGGCGGGAATTGAGGAGCAGTTTTCCGAAATTCTCGGCGTAAAAATTCCCCTGGTCACCATTCCCGTAGTTCCGGGCAAGAACCTTGCACTGGTGCACGAAGTGATTGCCAAAAACCACATCCTGAAGGTATTCGGATATTATCCCGCCCAGCGCTTTAATGATGAATTGATGCGACTGATGACCAAGTCACCTATCGACCCTTATATTACCGAAGACCAGGAATAA
- the raiA gene encoding ribosome-associated translation inhibitor RaiA, with protein sequence MQITITARHLEVTPYLRNYIEKKMSKIARYDHQVLEGEIILFRDRAFEIAEGKFHSGHFIVTARGQGKDLYEAVNDLTDKLTVQLERHLEKIRTRRRRAGREKTGG encoded by the coding sequence ATGCAGATCACCATTACCGCCCGTCATCTGGAAGTCACCCCCTATCTCCGGAATTATATTGAGAAAAAAATGAGTAAAATTGCCCGCTATGACCATCAGGTACTGGAAGGGGAAATTATCCTCTTCCGGGACCGGGCATTTGAAATTGCCGAGGGAAAATTTCATTCCGGTCATTTTATCGTGACCGCCAGGGGCCAAGGCAAGGACCTCTATGAGGCAGTCAACGATCTGACCGACAAGCTCACAGTGCAGCTGGAGCGGCATCTGGAAAAAATCCGCACCCGGCGCCGTCGTGCCGGCCGGGAAAAAACAGGCGGATAA
- the recR gene encoding recombination mediator RecR, translating to MNSVFESLLAALSSLPGIGKKSAQRLAFHLLKNPELARQLSTALNQALEKIHLCPVCFNLTEKEICTICSDPKRDHSLVCVVEEPADVLALEQTGQFHGIYHVLGGALAPLDRIGPENLHIRELLARIENGKISEVILATNPTVEGEASAIYLARQLKPFGIRVTRIARGLPVGSELELADRETLGRALEGRKEL from the coding sequence ATGAACAGCGTGTTTGAATCACTGCTTGCCGCCTTGAGCAGTCTGCCGGGCATCGGAAAAAAGTCGGCTCAGCGGCTTGCCTTCCACCTGCTGAAAAACCCGGAACTTGCCCGGCAACTCTCCACCGCACTGAACCAGGCACTGGAGAAAATTCACCTCTGCCCGGTGTGCTTCAATCTGACGGAAAAGGAAATCTGCACCATCTGCTCTGATCCGAAACGGGACCACTCCCTGGTCTGCGTAGTTGAGGAACCGGCAGATGTGCTGGCACTGGAACAGACCGGGCAGTTTCACGGCATCTACCATGTCCTCGGTGGTGCACTGGCACCACTGGACCGGATCGGACCGGAAAATCTCCACATCCGGGAACTGCTTGCCCGGATTGAAAACGGGAAGATTAGCGAGGTAATCCTCGCCACCAACCCGACCGTCGAAGGTGAAGCGTCGGCAATCTACCTTGCCCGGCAGCTCAAACCGTTTGGCATCCGGGTAACCAGAATCGCCCGGGGTCTGCCGGTGGGCAGTGAACTGGAACTGGCAGACCGGGAAACACTCGGCCGGGCTCTGGAAGGAAGAAAAGAGTTATAA
- the dnaX gene encoding DNA polymerase III subunit gamma/tau: MSSRQVLTLKYRPRTFAELLIQDHVKNTLIRAIENNRLANAYLFAGPRGVGKTTTARILAKSLNCLSYRQPTVTPCNQCSACVEIAESRSMDVLEIDGASNRGIDQVRELRENIKYAPASFRYKVYIIDEVHMLTKEAFNALLKTLEEPPAHAKFIFATTAPHEVPTTILSRCQRFDFRKATVNEIIDRLKWLAEQEQIKISEPALAAVARRADGAIRDAEGLLDMLATYSPEGIELVHVEELLGLVPADLFYQYADLLSTRDPKAMLDFTEQLFTAGYDLVEFFTGTVNHFRNLLLLKLGGTLAEGFLPEEINRLQQQAEKFDLARIVNIINTLSMSEKQARESLLPKILLEIVSLKLLELGSAGNPAPTSSTSDPPAGKKVKSNRSADLAPPVEKPPPQPESAGDPPPSAPPVGNKPLDQLWTAMLESIAQQRPGLFPILQFAKPLNWDGRKLTIGLYLEHRGNIHLLKSSRALIETTLSTLTGSPAVIETTLIHEQLPPDWVNRKVRELFGDAEEEP, encoded by the coding sequence ATGTCCAGCCGGCAGGTTCTGACTCTCAAATACCGGCCCAGGACCTTTGCCGAATTACTGATTCAGGACCATGTTAAAAATACCCTGATCCGGGCAATCGAAAATAACCGGCTCGCCAACGCCTATCTGTTTGCCGGTCCGCGCGGTGTCGGCAAGACCACAACCGCCCGCATCCTCGCCAAGAGCCTGAACTGCCTTTCCTACCGTCAACCGACTGTGACCCCCTGCAATCAGTGCTCCGCCTGCGTGGAAATAGCGGAATCGCGGAGTATGGATGTCCTGGAAATTGACGGTGCTTCCAATCGGGGAATCGACCAGGTCCGTGAGTTGCGCGAGAATATAAAATATGCCCCGGCCAGCTTTCGTTATAAAGTGTATATCATTGACGAAGTTCACATGCTGACCAAGGAGGCGTTCAATGCCCTGCTCAAGACACTTGAGGAACCACCCGCCCATGCGAAATTCATCTTCGCCACCACCGCCCCGCATGAAGTACCGACCACCATCCTTTCCCGGTGCCAGCGCTTTGACTTCCGCAAGGCGACCGTCAACGAAATCATCGACCGGTTGAAATGGCTGGCAGAGCAGGAGCAGATTAAAATCAGCGAACCGGCGCTGGCAGCAGTCGCCCGAAGGGCAGATGGTGCGATCCGTGATGCTGAAGGGCTTCTGGACATGCTTGCCACTTATAGTCCGGAAGGGATCGAACTCGTTCATGTCGAAGAACTGCTGGGGCTTGTGCCTGCAGATCTGTTCTATCAGTACGCTGACCTGCTCAGCACCCGCGACCCCAAGGCGATGCTTGACTTCACCGAACAGCTGTTCACCGCCGGCTATGACCTGGTGGAATTTTTCACCGGAACGGTAAATCATTTCCGCAACCTGCTCCTGCTGAAATTGGGGGGAACCCTCGCTGAAGGGTTTCTGCCCGAGGAGATCAACCGGCTCCAGCAGCAGGCAGAAAAATTTGACCTCGCCCGCATTGTCAACATCATCAATACCCTGAGCATGTCCGAAAAACAGGCTCGGGAATCGCTCCTCCCGAAAATCCTTTTGGAGATCGTTTCGTTGAAGCTGCTGGAGCTCGGTTCTGCCGGCAACCCGGCACCTACCTCATCAACCTCTGACCCGCCCGCGGGAAAAAAAGTAAAGTCAAACCGCTCTGCTGACCTGGCGCCGCCGGTAGAAAAACCCCCACCTCAACCCGAATCAGCCGGAGACCCTCCGCCCTCAGCTCCGCCGGTGGGGAACAAACCACTGGATCAGCTCTGGACCGCCATGCTCGAAAGTATCGCCCAGCAACGCCCGGGACTGTTTCCGATTCTTCAGTTTGCCAAACCGCTGAACTGGGATGGCAGAAAACTGACCATCGGACTGTATCTTGAACATCGCGGTAATATTCATCTGCTGAAGAGCAGCCGGGCACTGATTGAAACCACTCTGAGCACCCTGACCGGCAGCCCGGCAGTTATCGAGACCACTCTGATCCACGAACAGTTACCGCCGGACTGGGTTAACCGCAAGGTCCGGGAGCTGTTCGGTGATGCGGAAGAGGAACCATGA